One window of uncultured Methanoregula sp. genomic DNA carries:
- a CDS encoding 30S ribosomal protein S14 — MAGERKKIYGRGANECKMCGRKQGLVRRYHIMFCRQCFREWAQKMGFKKMS; from the coding sequence ATGGCAGGAGAACGGAAGAAGATCTACGGTCGCGGTGCGAACGAATGCAAGATGTGCGGGCGCAAACAGGGGCTCGTACGCAGATACCATATCATGTTCTGCAGGCAGTGCTTCCGCGAATGGGCCCAGAAGATGGGCTTCAAGAAGATGAGCTGA
- a CDS encoding 50S ribosomal protein L6 has protein sequence MSAVRKVKIPEGIKAQLDGMQLRVTGPKGQLSRNVRFPQVTVTCDNGEITISTESSRKEITAMVGTLEAHTKNMFRGVSEGFEYRMKVVYSHFPIQLKLQGNRLEIANFLGEKKARYARIEAGVTAKVANDEVVLTGIDRELVGTSAANIEHATHIRNRDPRVFQDGIYMVQRG, from the coding sequence ATGTCAGCAGTACGAAAAGTAAAAATTCCAGAGGGCATAAAAGCCCAGCTTGACGGCATGCAGCTTCGTGTAACCGGTCCAAAAGGTCAGCTTTCCCGCAACGTGCGGTTCCCCCAGGTTACCGTCACCTGTGACAACGGCGAGATCACCATCTCGACCGAATCCAGCAGGAAAGAGATAACCGCTATGGTCGGAACTCTTGAAGCGCACACGAAGAACATGTTCCGTGGCGTAAGCGAAGGGTTCGAGTACCGCATGAAAGTTGTCTACAGCCACTTCCCCATCCAGCTCAAGCTTCAGGGTAACCGGCTTGAGATTGCCAATTTCCTTGGTGAGAAGAAGGCCCGGTATGCACGGATCGAAGCGGGTGTCACCGCAAAGGTAGCCAACGACGAGGTTGTTCTCACGGGCATTGACCGTGAACTGGTCGGCACATCCGCAGCAAACATCGAACATGCGACTCACATCCGCAACCGCGACCCGCGTGTGTTCCAGGATGGTATCTATATGGTTCAGAGGGGCTGA
- a CDS encoding 50S ribosomal protein L19e, with product MSDVASQKRIVASVLKCGVNRVWFDPSRISDIENAISREDLRALVADGAIKARQKKGVSRGRARARIAQRSYGHRKGAGKRKGAAGARNPSKTAWVQKIRAIRKVLVELRDAATIDRHMYRILYRKAAGGQFRSVAHMKAQMEILLGRMK from the coding sequence ATGAGTGACGTCGCCAGCCAGAAGCGTATCGTCGCATCCGTCCTGAAATGCGGTGTCAACCGCGTATGGTTTGACCCGTCCCGTATCTCGGATATCGAGAACGCAATTTCCCGCGAGGACCTCCGGGCCCTCGTTGCAGATGGAGCGATCAAGGCACGCCAGAAAAAGGGTGTAAGCCGTGGCAGAGCACGGGCACGGATTGCCCAGCGCTCCTACGGCCACCGTAAGGGAGCCGGGAAGCGGAAAGGTGCAGCAGGCGCCCGCAACCCGAGCAAGACGGCATGGGTCCAGAAGATCCGTGCAATCAGGAAAGTACTCGTTGAACTCCGCGATGCCGCAACCATTGACCGGCACATGTACCGCATTCTCTACAGGAAAGCGGCCGGCGGCCAGTTCAGGAGTGTCGCGCACATGAAGGCGCAGATGGAGATCCTCCTTGGGAGGATGAAGTAA
- a CDS encoding 50S ribosomal protein L5, translating into MRDVYIDKVVVHMGVGEAGDKLVKAENIMKTITKQTPIRSIAKKTQPAFSVRKGMPIGCKVTLRGKPARDFIATALTIVQKTVFESQFDKSGNFAFGIEEHTDFPGMSYDPQIGIYGMDVNVVLERKGIRITRRKMEQKKLPIKQRVNKMDAIAFLKEKYQVEVR; encoded by the coding sequence ATGCGCGATGTCTACATCGACAAGGTTGTCGTCCACATGGGCGTCGGCGAGGCCGGCGATAAGCTCGTGAAGGCCGAGAACATCATGAAGACGATCACCAAGCAGACCCCGATCCGGAGCATTGCCAAGAAGACGCAGCCTGCGTTTTCCGTAAGAAAAGGCATGCCCATCGGCTGCAAGGTCACTCTCCGTGGCAAACCCGCCCGCGATTTCATTGCAACCGCTCTTACGATCGTTCAGAAAACGGTCTTTGAGAGCCAGTTTGACAAGAGCGGAAACTTTGCGTTCGGTATCGAGGAGCACACGGACTTCCCCGGAATGTCCTACGACCCGCAGATCGGTATCTATGGTATGGATGTCAACGTCGTCCTTGAACGCAAAGGCATCCGGATCACCCGCAGGAAAATGGAGCAGAAAAAGCTCCCCATAAAACAGCGCGTGAACAAGATGGATGCAATTGCATTCCTCAAGGAGAAGTACCAGGTTGAGGTGCGCTAA
- a CDS encoding 30S ribosomal protein S8, protein MTRVNPIADGMCALKNAGDTGKSVCVIEPASKLLGAMLRIMQDAGYIGSFEFIDDGRGGQLKVHLTGKINRCGAISPRFSVQLDEMEYWEKQYLPGKNFGLLMLSTSRGVLSHVQARKEGIGGELLGYVY, encoded by the coding sequence ATGACACGAGTAAATCCAATTGCAGACGGAATGTGTGCCTTGAAAAATGCCGGTGATACCGGAAAGTCCGTGTGCGTCATCGAACCCGCAAGCAAACTCCTCGGCGCAATGCTTCGCATTATGCAGGACGCCGGGTATATCGGCAGCTTCGAGTTCATCGATGACGGCAGGGGCGGACAGCTCAAGGTCCACCTGACAGGAAAAATCAACCGCTGCGGTGCAATCTCCCCGCGGTTTTCAGTACAGCTGGATGAAATGGAATACTGGGAGAAACAGTACCTCCCCGGCAAGAACTTCGGTCTCCTGATGCTTTCGACCTCACGCGGTGTCTTATCCCACGTGCAGGCAAGGAAAGAAGGCATCGGCGGCGAACTGCTTGGGTACGTTTACTAG
- a CDS encoding 50S ribosomal protein L18, with the protein MATGSRYFVPFRRRREGKTDYYQRTRLVVSDVPRMVVRKTNRHIIIQLVTAHMEGDQTLVAANSAELEKYGYKGSTSNTPAAYLTGMLFAVKAKKAQQDSAILDIGLHRATPGARVFAALKGAVDAGLEIPHGESVLPSEERIKGEHIAAYNKNAGDIVKNVEQVADAIKKELV; encoded by the coding sequence ATGGCAACAGGATCACGGTATTTTGTCCCCTTCCGCAGGCGGAGGGAAGGCAAGACCGATTACTACCAGCGGACCCGGCTTGTTGTCTCTGACGTGCCGCGGATGGTCGTACGCAAGACCAACCGTCACATCATCATCCAGCTCGTCACCGCACACATGGAAGGCGATCAGACGCTCGTTGCAGCAAACTCTGCTGAGCTCGAGAAATACGGGTACAAGGGATCAACATCCAACACACCCGCAGCCTACCTCACGGGCATGCTCTTTGCTGTCAAGGCAAAGAAGGCCCAGCAGGACAGTGCAATCCTTGATATCGGGCTCCACCGGGCAACCCCGGGAGCACGCGTCTTTGCGGCACTGAAAGGTGCCGTGGATGCAGGGCTCGAGATTCCGCACGGCGAATCAGTTCTTCCCTCGGAAGAGCGGATCAAGGGCGAGCATATTGCAGCATACAACAAGAATGCCGGCGATATCGTAAAGAATGTCGAACAGGTGGCAGACGCCATAAAGAAGGAGCTGGTGTAA
- a CDS encoding 50S ribosomal protein L32e gives MTSEVKRLIQVRVEKGASFKRDGYGKKRQLSDSWRKPRGQHNKQREQKKAKGALPKPGFGSPIAVRGMHPSGFFEVMISTLKELEGLDPKTQAVRIGATVGDRKRVAIQEKAAAAGLKVLNARTVTAKKQPAKKAEPKDAAKEKKAEKKPAASKTAPAKKESAKAEPKVKASEKKAPAKSEKAAKPKTESAEKPAAKKAPAKTAKPAAEKEESAPKAAAKPKAKTAKSGVKKNE, from the coding sequence ATGACTAGTGAAGTAAAACGACTGATCCAGGTGCGCGTGGAAAAAGGCGCAAGCTTCAAGCGCGACGGATACGGCAAGAAACGCCAGCTCTCCGATTCCTGGAGAAAGCCCCGCGGACAGCACAACAAGCAGAGGGAGCAGAAGAAGGCAAAGGGAGCACTCCCGAAGCCGGGATTCGGCAGCCCCATTGCAGTGCGCGGAATGCACCCAAGTGGCTTCTTCGAAGTCATGATCTCCACCTTAAAGGAGCTTGAGGGTCTGGATCCCAAGACCCAGGCTGTCAGGATTGGAGCTACTGTCGGGGACCGCAAGCGCGTTGCCATCCAGGAGAAGGCAGCTGCAGCAGGTCTCAAGGTGCTCAATGCACGGACCGTAACGGCCAAGAAGCAGCCGGCCAAGAAAGCAGAACCAAAGGATGCAGCCAAGGAAAAGAAGGCTGAGAAGAAGCCAGCCGCATCCAAGACTGCACCGGCGAAGAAGGAGTCTGCCAAGGCAGAGCCCAAAGTAAAGGCCAGCGAGAAGAAGGCCCCGGCAAAATCCGAAAAGGCCGCAAAGCCCAAGACAGAATCTGCCGAGAAGCCCGCAGCAAAGAAGGCCCCGGCAAAGACTGCCAAGCCAGCAGCCGAAAAGGAAGAATCCGCGCCCAAGGCGGCAGCAAAACCCAAGGCAAAGACTGCCAAATCAGGGGTGAAGAAGAATGAGTGA